GGACGTGGCCACCCTGCGCTCCGAGCTGGAGAAGATCTTCGTGCCGGAAGAGTACAAGACCCCCCTATGGCGAAACTGGTTCGCGAAATCCTGAGCACTCCGTTGCCGGAGATCAACTGGCCCAAGGACTGGCACCTGCGGCTGCTGTCATTCCTTTTTGCCATGTTCCTGTGGTACTTCGTGGTGGGTGAGGACAAGGTGGACACCACGGTCATCGTGCCGGTGGAGATCCTGAACCTGCCCCAGGGCCTGGTCATCGCCAACCCCTTCAAGAAGCAGCTGGAGGTGACGGTGAACGGCCCCCGCAGCGTCATCCGCGCCCTGGGCGACCAGAACCTCACCCGGGCGGTGGACCTGACCCGGGCGACCCCGGGTCCGGTCGTCATCCAGAACCAGACCGCGGACATCCGTTTCCCCCGGGGGGTGACGGTGCAGCGCATCCAGCCCAGCCATATCAACCTGCTGCTGGACACCCTGATCCGCAAGGAGCTGCCCATCCGGCCCCTGGCAGACGGCCAGCCCGCCGAGGGCTTTGTCGTCCATTCGGTGACCGTGGAGCCGGCCAAGCTGGACATCTCCGGGCCCAAGAGCTTCCTGTCGCCCCTGGACTACCTGACCACCGACCCCATCGACGTCCGCGGCCTGTCCGCCTCCACCACCCGCCTGGTGCATCTGGCGCTCAACCCCTCCCTGTCCGAGCTCATTGGCGATACGGTGGTAACCGCCCAGATCGCCATCCTGGAAAAGACCGAGGAGCGGCTGGTGCGGGGGGTGCCGGTGCGGATCACCGGCAACGGCCCGTCCTCCGTGGTTCTGAAGCCGGAGCGGGTGGATATCCGGGCCGAGCTGCCTTTGAGCGTCATCAAAGGCAAAAAGGATCTCAAGTCGATGTTCTCCGCCGCCGTGGCCGTGGACGGGCTGACACCCGGCAGCCAGCAGCGCCGGGTGGACGCGGTCGGTCCGGAGCGGACCCGCATCCTCGCCATCGAGCCCCCCGAGGTGACCGTGGAGCTGCCGCCGTCCTCCCTGCCGGCCCCCGGTCTGTCTCCCCAGTAGTCCCGCTGCCCTGGCAGCTTCCCAGGGCACTTTCCCCATCCCATGAAGGATCAAGCCATGCGCAAGCTCTTTGGAACCGACGGCGTGCGGGGGGTGGCCAACACCTACCCCATGACCACGGAAATCGCCATGCAGATCGGCCGCGGCATCGCCTTCCTGGTCAAGGACCGCCATCGCCGCACCCAGATCGTCATCGGCAAGGATACGCGGCTGTCCGGCTACATGATCGAGAACGCCCTGGCGGCCGGCATCTGCTCCATGGGGGTGGATGTCCTGCTGGTGGGCCCCCTGCCCACCCCGGGCATCGCCTTCATCACCACCTCCATGCGCGCCGATGCCGGGGTGGTGATCTCCGCCTCCCACAACCCCTTCCAGGACAATGGCATCAAGATCTTTTTCGGCGACGGCTTCAAGCTGCCGGACGAGATGGAGGCCAACATCGAGGACCTCATCTTCTCCCAGAAGATCACCACCCTCCGGCCGGTGGCCGAGGAGATCGGCAAGGCGAAGCGGATCGAAGACGCCCGGGGCCGGTACACGGTCTTCCTCAAGAACACCTTTCCCAAGAAGTACACCCTGGACGGCCTGCACATCGTCCTCGACTGCGCCCATGGCGCCACCTATGTGGTGGCACCGGCGGTCTTCGAGGAGCTGGGGGCCAAGGTCACCGCCCTGGGGGTGCATCCAGACGGCAAGAACATCAATGACGGCTGTGGCGCCCTCCATCCCGACAAGATGGCGGCCCAGGTCAAAAGCCTGGGCGCCGACCTCGGCATCGCTTTGGATGGCGACGGCGACCGGGTCATCATCGCCGACGAGCAGGGCTCCATCGTGGACGGCGACCAGATCATGGCGGTGTGTGCCGCTGATCTCATGGCCAAGAAGAAGCTCCGCAAGAAGACCCTGGTGGCCACGGTGATGAGCAACATGGGCCTGGAGAAGGCCATGGCCACCCTGGGCGGCCAGCTGGTGCGCACCCGGGTGGGGGACCGCTACGTGGTGGAGGAGATGCGCCAGAAGGGCTACAACTTCGGCGGCGAGCAGTCCGGCCACCTCATCTTCCTGGACCACAACACCACCGGTGACGGGATTCTGGCCGCCTTGCAGCTCCTGGCGGTGATGAAAAAGCAGGGCCGTCCCCTGTCGGAGCTGACCAGGATCATGGAGCGCTATCCCCAGGTGCTGAAGAATGTCAAGACGAGCCGCCGCCTGGAGCCGGCCCAGATCCCGGGCTTTCCGGAGCAGCTGGACGTTTTCACCGCCCAGCTCGGCGACCGCGGCCGCATCCTGGTGCGCAACTCCGGCACCGAGCCGGTGCTGCGGGTGATGGTGGAAGGGGAAAGGGCCGACGAGATCGAGGCCATGGCGGACGAGCTGTGCAGCCTGGTCAAGAAGGCGGACCTGGCCTGACCATGCTCCTGGCGGTGGATGCCGGCAACAGCCACACCGTGCTGGGCCTCTTTGCCGGTCCGGACCTGGCTCGTCACTGGCGGCTGGCCAGCGAGCCCCGCCAGACCGGCGACGAGCTGGCGGTGACCCTGGCCGGCCTGCTGTCCCTGGCCGGGCTTGCGGCCTCCGACCTGGACGGGATGGTGGTGGCCTCGGTGGTGCCGGCCCTGGAGAAGGGCTGGCGGCAGGTGGCCCGGACACTCCTGGGCCAGGAGGCCCTGGTGGTGGGGGATCCGGACTGCAGGCTGGGGATGCCCATCCGGCTGGCCCGGCCCGGGCAGGTCGGTCCGGACCGCCTGGTCAATGCGCTGGCTGCCTACCACCGCTGCCGGCAGGCGGTGGTGGTGGTGGATTTCGGCACCGCCACCACCTTCGACTGCGTGGCCGCCGACGGCGCCTTTCTGGGCGGGGCCATCGTGCCCGGGGTGGGCCTTGGTCTCGCCGCCCTGGCCGAGAAGACCGCCCGGCTGCCCCGGGTGGATCTGGAGGAGCCGCCGGCTGCTGCCATCGGCACCGACCCCGGGGCGGCCATCCGCTCCGGGGTGGTTTTCGGCTACGCCAGCCTGGTGGATGGCCTGGTGGCGCGCCTGGCCGGCGAGATGGCACCGCCGGCGCCCAGGGTGCTGGCCACCGGCGGCTGGGCCGCAACCATCGCCCCCCATGCCGCCTGCATCGAGGCGGTCTACCCCCATCTCACCCTGGAAGGCCTGGCCCGCATCCATGCGACCGCGTCCCGTCGGTGAGCCCCTGCGGCGGGCACCGCGCCTTTCGCCCGGCGACACCGTCGGCATCGTCGCGCCGGCCGGGCCCCTGGCCGCCCGGCAGGAGCTGACCGCCGGCCTCGAGCTGCTGGCCCGCCACGGCTACCGGGTCCAGCTGGCGCCGGGCCTGTTGGCTGCCGGCGGCTACCTGGCCGGCACCGACCAGGAGCGGGCCGCCGGCTTCATGGCCCTGGCCACCGATCCGGCGGTGCGGGCCGTGGTCGCCCTCCGGGGGGGCTACGGCTGCCTGCGCCTGCTGCCCCTTCTGCCCTTCCGGACCCTGGCCCGGCAGCCCAAGATCTACGTGGGGTTTTCCGACCTCACCGTGCTCCTGACGGCCATCCTGGCCCGCACCCGCCTCGTCACCTTCCACGGGCCGATGGCCACCGGCCTGCCCCGGCTGGGGCCTGACGATCTGGCGGCCTGGCTCGCCACCCTCGCCAGCCCCCTGCCCCCGGTCCTGACCGCCGACAGCCTGCGCATCCTCGTCCCGGGCCACGCCCAGGGCCGGCTTCTGGGCGGCAATCTCACCAACCTGGTCCACCTCGTGGGCACGCCCTGGGAGCTGTCCTTCCGCGGCGCCATCCTGTTCCTGGAAGACGTCCACGAGGCCACCTACCGGGTGGACCGCCTGCTCACCCATCTGGCCGCCAGCGGCCGCCTGCAGGGCCTGGCCGGCCTCATCCTCGGGGAGTTCGTCTCCTGCGGCGAGATGGCCAAAATCGAGGCGCGGGCCTGCGAGCTGGTGGCCGGGATGGGCATCCCGGTCTGGTCCGGGCTGCCGGTGGGGCACGGCGGAAAGAACCGCATCCTGCCCCTGGGGGTGCGGGTGGAGATGGATGCCGCCGCCGGGGCCCTACGCTTCCTGGAGCCCTGCCTGGTCTGAGGCGGCAGGCGCTGTCTCTTCCCCGAGCAGCCGGGCCACCGCCTGGCGCACCTCGTCGGCCAAGAGCTGTTTGTCCGCCGGCTTCCGATCCCTGGTGGGAATCGGCCTGCCGATCCGGATGGCGATGGATCCGGGGTTGACCAGGAGCTTGCCCTTGGGCAGGATCTGATAGGTGCCGGCCACGGCCACCGGCACCACCGGCACCCCGGCCTTGAGCGCCAGCACCATGACCCCGGCCTTGAAGGGCTGCAGCCGGCCGTCCCGGGAGCGGGTGCCTTCGGGAAAGATGATCACCGACACGCCGCTGGCGATGCGGCCTGCGGCCTCTGCCAGGCTGACCAGGGCGGCCCGGCCGTGCGCCCGGTCCACCGGGATGTAGCCTGCGGCCCGCATGCCCCGGCCGAAGACGGGGATGGCGAAGAGCTCCTTCTTGGCCAGCCAGCGGAAGGAATGCCCCA
The Thermodesulfobacteriota bacterium DNA segment above includes these coding regions:
- a CDS encoding CdaR family protein, which encodes MAKLVREILSTPLPEINWPKDWHLRLLSFLFAMFLWYFVVGEDKVDTTVIVPVEILNLPQGLVIANPFKKQLEVTVNGPRSVIRALGDQNLTRAVDLTRATPGPVVIQNQTADIRFPRGVTVQRIQPSHINLLLDTLIRKELPIRPLADGQPAEGFVVHSVTVEPAKLDISGPKSFLSPLDYLTTDPIDVRGLSASTTRLVHLALNPSLSELIGDTVVTAQIAILEKTEERLVRGVPVRITGNGPSSVVLKPERVDIRAELPLSVIKGKKDLKSMFSAAVAVDGLTPGSQQRRVDAVGPERTRILAIEPPEVTVELPPSSLPAPGLSPQ
- the glmM gene encoding phosphoglucosamine mutase, which codes for MRKLFGTDGVRGVANTYPMTTEIAMQIGRGIAFLVKDRHRRTQIVIGKDTRLSGYMIENALAAGICSMGVDVLLVGPLPTPGIAFITTSMRADAGVVISASHNPFQDNGIKIFFGDGFKLPDEMEANIEDLIFSQKITTLRPVAEEIGKAKRIEDARGRYTVFLKNTFPKKYTLDGLHIVLDCAHGATYVVAPAVFEELGAKVTALGVHPDGKNINDGCGALHPDKMAAQVKSLGADLGIALDGDGDRVIIADEQGSIVDGDQIMAVCAADLMAKKKLRKKTLVATVMSNMGLEKAMATLGGQLVRTRVGDRYVVEEMRQKGYNFGGEQSGHLIFLDHNTTGDGILAALQLLAVMKKQGRPLSELTRIMERYPQVLKNVKTSRRLEPAQIPGFPEQLDVFTAQLGDRGRILVRNSGTEPVLRVMVEGERADEIEAMADELCSLVKKADLA
- a CDS encoding type III pantothenate kinase — protein: MLLAVDAGNSHTVLGLFAGPDLARHWRLASEPRQTGDELAVTLAGLLSLAGLAASDLDGMVVASVVPALEKGWRQVARTLLGQEALVVGDPDCRLGMPIRLARPGQVGPDRLVNALAAYHRCRQAVVVVDFGTATTFDCVAADGAFLGGAIVPGVGLGLAALAEKTARLPRVDLEEPPAAAIGTDPGAAIRSGVVFGYASLVDGLVARLAGEMAPPAPRVLATGGWAATIAPHAACIEAVYPHLTLEGLARIHATASRR
- a CDS encoding LD-carboxypeptidase; amino-acid sequence: MRPRPVGEPLRRAPRLSPGDTVGIVAPAGPLAARQELTAGLELLARHGYRVQLAPGLLAAGGYLAGTDQERAAGFMALATDPAVRAVVALRGGYGCLRLLPLLPFRTLARQPKIYVGFSDLTVLLTAILARTRLVTFHGPMATGLPRLGPDDLAAWLATLASPLPPVLTADSLRILVPGHAQGRLLGGNLTNLVHLVGTPWELSFRGAILFLEDVHEATYRVDRLLTHLAASGRLQGLAGLILGEFVSCGEMAKIEARACELVAGMGIPVWSGLPVGHGGKNRILPLGVRVEMDAAAGALRFLEPCLV
- a CDS encoding lysophospholipid acyltransferase family protein — protein: MPIRHLPRAVVTLAGIPFLTFLTSIMAILVVVVLRRPPEAAHRLAIWWARTIVRLAGVTVEVQGGEDLVPGQPYIFAANHRSQFDIFALQGFLGHSFRWLAKKELFAIPVFGRGMRAAGYIPVDRAHGRAALVSLAEAAGRIASGVSVIIFPEGTRSRDGRLQPFKAGVMVLALKAGVPVVPVAVAGTYQILPKGKLLVNPGSIAIRIGRPIPTRDRKPADKQLLADEVRQAVARLLGEETAPAASDQAGLQEA